A stretch of [Clostridium] innocuum DNA encodes these proteins:
- a CDS encoding PRD domain-containing protein — MDRSKAYEILKSLNEKEYVTARDISESCEISIKTIRNRITDINKMLVYQKVGCIESRPHYGYKLRVHNNVKFKEFLENFTEAKQAVPENPQERAFGVLSILLNQRDCIVMETIAARLYISRTSISNTMREIEGMLEEYNLTLVRKSHNGIMIAGKEQDKRSLMNSLIEKDVYFYESQNPITIKVIQDMLKKIIQRNTEITIYSAAFDKLVVSVFVFTQRILSGFYIDTDYDREEVDHIDDNTLVVTDQILKALEAMGITIAEEKYSAEFSFLAILFQSQQTMITKNQFSGTMIIPVHIQEKVSTMLEGIYKEFGVDLRSNLELRMSLYTHLIPFDIRMKYNIPITNPQKLDIKEKYPLSYAMASYAFAAIQDQYAKLITEDEIAYITPFIELFTGEEEKFKHKKRILIICSAGRASSQLLAFKFMREFEPFISSIEMRNMHNFTQENLDSYDFIFSTIPIDVKGKHIYYINPYLTKNDLYKVKDILIHNDYDSSLLEFYKKELFFNCVEGKTRQEVIHNICCRMQKHYDKPIGMLEEKILERENLYPTDYGNFIAFPHPMEACTEETFISVSVLKDAVKWSEKRVRIVFVISYGKGYVEEEKIKNLNTLTFRLFSNREAVKRILENPVYETVIEQLIG, encoded by the coding sequence ATGGATAGGAGCAAAGCATATGAGATATTAAAATCACTGAATGAAAAAGAATATGTGACAGCAAGGGATATTTCTGAAAGCTGTGAAATAAGTATAAAGACAATTCGTAATCGTATTACCGATATCAATAAAATGCTTGTATATCAGAAGGTCGGATGTATTGAATCACGACCGCATTACGGATATAAATTACGTGTACATAACAATGTGAAATTCAAGGAGTTCTTAGAAAATTTTACGGAAGCTAAGCAGGCAGTTCCGGAAAATCCACAGGAGCGTGCATTTGGGGTGTTAAGTATCCTGCTGAATCAAAGGGACTGTATTGTGATGGAAACAATCGCAGCAAGGCTGTATATCTCCCGGACTTCTATCAGTAATACGATGCGTGAGATCGAAGGTATGCTGGAGGAGTATAATCTGACATTGGTGAGGAAATCCCACAATGGAATCATGATTGCGGGAAAGGAACAGGATAAAAGAAGCCTTATGAATTCCCTGATTGAAAAGGATGTCTACTTTTATGAGTCGCAAAATCCGATTACAATCAAGGTGATTCAGGATATGTTAAAAAAGATAATTCAGAGAAATACCGAAATTACAATTTACTCCGCAGCCTTCGATAAGCTGGTTGTTTCTGTATTCGTATTTACACAGCGGATTCTCTCCGGTTTCTATATAGATACGGATTATGACCGTGAGGAAGTAGATCATATTGATGATAATACACTTGTTGTGACGGATCAGATTTTAAAGGCTCTGGAAGCTATGGGAATCACGATAGCAGAAGAAAAATACAGTGCGGAGTTTTCTTTTCTTGCCATTTTATTTCAGAGTCAGCAAACGATGATTACGAAAAATCAGTTTTCCGGAACGATGATTATACCGGTTCACATACAGGAAAAGGTCAGTACAATGCTGGAGGGCATTTATAAAGAATTCGGCGTAGATCTCAGAAGCAATCTGGAGCTTCGTATGTCACTTTACACACATTTGATTCCCTTCGATATACGAATGAAATACAATATCCCGATTACAAATCCACAAAAATTGGATATAAAGGAAAAGTATCCGTTAAGCTATGCGATGGCATCGTATGCTTTTGCTGCCATACAGGATCAGTACGCCAAATTGATCACCGAGGATGAAATCGCCTATATCACCCCGTTCATCGAGCTTTTTACCGGAGAAGAAGAGAAGTTTAAACACAAGAAACGCATCCTCATTATTTGCTCTGCAGGAAGGGCAAGCTCACAGCTGCTCGCATTTAAGTTTATGAGAGAATTCGAGCCTTTTATCAGTAGCATAGAAATGAGAAATATGCACAATTTTACTCAGGAAAATCTGGATTCTTATGATTTTATATTTTCAACCATCCCAATTGATGTGAAAGGAAAGCATATATATTATATCAATCCTTATCTTACCAAGAATGACCTGTATAAGGTAAAGGATATCCTAATCCATAACGATTATGATTCCTCCCTTCTGGAGTTTTATAAGAAGGAGCTGTTTTTTAATTGTGTGGAAGGAAAGACAAGGCAGGAGGTAATTCATAACATTTGTTGCCGTATGCAGAAGCATTATGATAAACCAATCGGTATGCTTGAGGAAAAAATATTGGAGAGGGAAAATCTATATCCGACAGATTATGGGAATTTCATTGCATTTCCACATCCGATGGAAGCATGTACAGAGGAAACCTTTATTTCTGTATCCGTATTGAAGGATGCCGTGAAGTGGAGCGAAAAAAGAGTGCGCATCGTATTTGTGATTTCCTATGGAAAAGGCTATGTGGAGGAAGAGAAAATAAAAAATCTGAATACACTGACATTTCGTTTATTTTCGAATAGAGAGGCAGTAAAAAGGATTTTAGAGAATCCTGTTTATGAAACAGTAATAGAACAGCTTATCGGTTAG
- a CDS encoding mannose-6-phosphate isomerase — MMEHILLLKLPPISMEAIWGDGTLTRRYHLEMADGYDIDRCPFGGGFSEECTIQNGEYKGRSLKWLYKHHPDYFGSADQRKWKDMMAISMGACWASEDLSVQVHPREDWAMEHLHAHGKSECWYFPETVENNTVVFGSRAKTMEEFDEYIRRGAWEELMVRHPVKPGSFYAINAGTLHAVQKGSYFIEICNPSPVTYRFYDYDRLDSNGKPRKLDMEKAKENLLVPDQPVVYNEVISEYGSVTERFMADNGNYSAWLYKVKGTGCIPLKKPFAGCFVIYGKGTINDIEVREGQSFMLTNACKEFVLQGDMEIICCHG, encoded by the coding sequence ATGATGGAACATATTTTACTGCTGAAGCTTCCGCCTATCTCCATGGAAGCAATCTGGGGAGATGGTACATTGACCAGAAGATATCATTTGGAAATGGCGGATGGGTATGATATTGATCGGTGTCCGTTTGGCGGAGGCTTCTCTGAAGAGTGCACGATACAAAATGGTGAGTATAAAGGACGAAGCTTAAAATGGCTTTATAAACATCATCCTGATTACTTCGGTTCTGCCGATCAGCGGAAATGGAAGGATATGATGGCGATTTCTATGGGAGCGTGCTGGGCATCGGAGGATTTAAGCGTACAGGTTCATCCGAGAGAGGACTGGGCTATGGAGCATCTGCATGCTCATGGAAAATCTGAATGCTGGTACTTTCCGGAAACTGTTGAAAATAACACGGTTGTATTCGGAAGCAGAGCGAAAACGATGGAAGAATTTGACGAGTATATCAGAAGGGGAGCCTGGGAGGAGCTAATGGTTAGACATCCTGTTAAGCCTGGCTCATTTTATGCTATCAATGCAGGAACACTTCATGCCGTGCAAAAGGGAAGCTATTTTATAGAAATATGCAATCCGAGTCCTGTTACCTATCGGTTTTATGACTACGATCGGCTGGATAGCAATGGAAAGCCGCGTAAGCTGGATATGGAGAAAGCAAAAGAAAATCTTTTGGTACCGGATCAACCAGTTGTATACAATGAGGTTATCAGCGAATATGGCAGTGTAACAGAACGGTTTATGGCCGATAACGGTAATTACTCTGCATGGCTGTATAAGGTAAAGGGTACCGGCTGTATCCCTTTAAAGAAACCTTTTGCCGGATGCTTTGTGATTTATGGGAAGGGAACCATAAATGACATTGAGGTGAGAGAGGGACAAAGCTTCATGCTGACAAACGCTTGTAAAGAATTTGTATTACAGGGGGATATGGAAATCATTTGTTGTCATGGCTAG
- a CDS encoding GNAT family N-acetyltransferase: MTLTLKEKWHRYICEEEYIGYEFYLDDLLCGDGYVYIGTKEINRFGNLGYHILEEYQHRGYATTACHKLIAILQSKHLNKIYIMVDKDNVYSNKLCKRIGGMLVSEIKDGCSHKYKYQLEL, from the coding sequence ATGACATTGACTTTAAAAGAAAAATGGCACCGTTATATTTGTGAGGAAGAGTATATAGGATATGAATTTTATCTCGATGATCTTTTGTGTGGCGATGGGTACGTATATATCGGCACAAAGGAAATCAACCGATTCGGTAATCTGGGTTATCATATTCTGGAGGAATATCAACATCGCGGATATGCAACGACTGCCTGTCATAAGCTGATAGCCATATTGCAATCTAAGCATCTGAACAAAATATATATCATGGTTGACAAGGATAATGTATATTCAAACAAACTATGTAAAAGGATCGGCGGTATGCTTGTTTCCGAGATAAAAGACGGATGTTCTCATAAATATAAATATCAACTCGAGCTATGA
- a CDS encoding transcription antiterminator: MEISLSKRQMKMVDILLKESEYCTAATLANLLKVSEKTIHGEIAEINRKSKACMISSLKGKGYVVRDKDAWIRQKYIVGDEGRRDIKILKEILFNEHVDYYELADRFYISPSTLNKDIRILNERIQKEFRTLRITRKQNHLFLNCDDIEKRRVLTYFLLEESEDQRFDVGILDRYFENVDVYRLSEILMEFIHRQQLAVSDFNLFSILLHMLMYISNTSYICMEEERASICDQDCRPLLEAIRERMRIQFTAEGTQQICALFKKRNAGQDDVRVMQFLHEVLREIYDIYSINFTENQDLIDNLALHLQNLRNRCKHGMLIKNPLLSELKQSFVLIYDIAAYIAIRFQEQTGYVLDENEISFIALHIMNGIKSIKTSIVRIALINPYGNSVTHIIQQRLQALTDVEMIGCFSMFDFKTLYTEKPDIIVTMVSTSEQMGVPVFQLDNYLQDDEYEKIERIVKSVRVKKSYENIMIHNYFMEDLFCIPSQLTTKDEVITYLCSLLDEQGYVDADFQEQIYEREAIAPTCFGARYAIPHTTKKTAKKNGIAVALLRKPVIWDGFEVNIVLMFALHKSFDQVPKLYDLILNVFDDPVRFAQVLECDSYAAFMKKIHST; encoded by the coding sequence ATGGAGATCAGTCTGTCGAAACGACAAATGAAGATGGTTGATATACTACTGAAGGAATCCGAATATTGTACTGCAGCGACACTTGCCAATCTTTTAAAGGTCAGTGAGAAAACAATACACGGAGAAATAGCAGAAATCAATAGGAAATCAAAAGCCTGCATGATATCTTCTCTGAAAGGAAAAGGGTATGTAGTGCGTGATAAGGATGCCTGGATCAGGCAGAAGTATATTGTTGGTGATGAGGGGAGAAGAGATATAAAAATACTGAAGGAAATTCTATTCAATGAGCATGTGGATTACTATGAGCTTGCGGATAGATTTTATATCAGCCCCTCTACACTGAATAAGGATATACGGATATTGAATGAACGCATACAGAAGGAATTTCGGACACTGAGGATTACAAGAAAACAAAATCATCTCTTTCTGAATTGTGATGATATAGAAAAACGAAGGGTTTTGACTTATTTCCTATTGGAGGAAAGTGAGGATCAGCGCTTTGATGTTGGAATATTGGATCGTTATTTTGAAAATGTGGATGTCTATCGGCTTTCTGAGATACTGATGGAGTTTATCCACAGGCAGCAGCTTGCTGTTTCTGATTTTAATCTGTTTTCCATCCTGCTGCATATGCTGATGTATATCAGTAATACCTCTTATATATGCATGGAAGAGGAGCGTGCTTCGATATGTGATCAGGACTGTAGGCCGTTACTTGAAGCGATAAGGGAAAGAATGCGTATTCAATTCACTGCAGAGGGTACACAGCAGATTTGCGCATTGTTCAAAAAACGAAATGCAGGACAGGATGATGTGAGAGTTATGCAGTTTCTGCATGAAGTATTGAGGGAAATTTATGATATTTACAGTATCAATTTTACTGAAAATCAGGATCTTATAGATAATCTGGCATTGCATCTTCAAAATTTGAGAAACCGCTGTAAGCATGGTATGCTGATAAAAAATCCATTATTGTCAGAGCTGAAGCAGAGCTTTGTTCTTATATATGATATCGCAGCATATATAGCGATACGCTTTCAGGAACAAACAGGCTATGTTCTGGATGAAAACGAAATCAGCTTTATCGCCTTGCATATTATGAACGGTATCAAAAGTATAAAGACCTCCATTGTCCGTATTGCATTGATCAATCCGTATGGAAATTCTGTAACACATATCATACAGCAGAGATTACAGGCTTTAACAGATGTCGAGATGATCGGCTGCTTCTCCATGTTTGATTTTAAAACGCTTTATACCGAGAAGCCGGATATTATTGTGACAATGGTCTCAACCAGTGAGCAAATGGGAGTACCTGTCTTTCAGCTTGATAATTATCTTCAGGATGATGAATATGAGAAAATTGAGCGTATTGTAAAGAGTGTCCGCGTTAAAAAGTCTTATGAAAATATCATGATCCATAATTATTTCATGGAGGATCTGTTTTGTATTCCCTCACAGCTTACTACCAAGGACGAGGTGATTACCTATCTTTGCAGCTTACTCGACGAACAGGGGTATGTGGACGCCGATTTTCAGGAACAGATTTATGAAAGAGAAGCAATTGCACCTACCTGCTTTGGTGCAAGATATGCAATTCCGCATACAACGAAAAAAACAGCAAAGAAAAACGGCATCGCTGTCGCACTGCTGAGGAAGCCCGTTATATGGGATGGCTTTGAAGTGAACATTGTACTGATGTTTGCTTTGCACAAGAGCTTTGATCAGGTTCCAAAGCTGTATGATCTGATACTGAATGTATTTGATGATCCTGTTCGATTTGCACAGGTATTGGAATGTGACAGCTATGCAGCATTTATGAAGAAAATACATAGTACATGA
- a CDS encoding amidohydrolase family protein, with product MLAFQPKDTKRLIAAALGNVENDLAIEGCRIFNVFTKEFLEATVYICDGFISHVEYNKKNLALPSKQRLQLNGILCPGFIDAHTHIESSLLVPEHYAAMVLPHGTTTVLEDAHEIANVMGVEGIQYMLAASQDLPMRMLLTLPSCVPSLPGFESSNAELFAKDYTALFQHPRVAGLGEVMDYEGVLQGEQRIHDLLLAAKKHAGYLQGHAPLMEGNRLSAYVNAGPQSDHEVKTKQEALDKYRKGMWIDIREANTQGRMKEILDVCKEFNDYSRICFCTDDRRCNVTGKYGHLDHVVRKAVSLGMPVEEALLSTSYRVAQESGCKHLGAIAPGYAADLVLLNNVEDLQVHAVFFEGKLVSKKEQLTSPIVLSSYTRELNSRNTIQMQVLKQEDFLIKAKGPYAQLNILSFASEYIATSHLKTRICPIQDGRVLLQKDKKQMYAAVFNRYGRAQRKVCIVENFGIDHGAVASSISHDSHNVCVVYDTPENGYLAVQEVMNMHGGFCAVSQGNILASLALSVAGLMSTECMETVSQNVDLMAEAFHKLGNSYLENPVSRITILNLLVCPYVKLSDHGLVMTEEKKIIPVVKKEGITMDQRYENVVLDKIPFPKEETGEPVLLSDETMQERRQKILHRMQEKKLDCIAVYADVEHGGNFEYLTGFIPRFEEALLILHKNEDAYLLLGNEVLSLSKHARIPAKGLHMSYFSLPDQPLQEEEDLKSVLAKAGVKNGMHLGVVGWKGFYRLQKELFDIPYYILEALKACEVKISNATDIFISPKDGARTVNNANEIAHYEYGQILAARGLQRAMLALEPGKTEAEIGGLLESEGQIHNVVTICSSGTRFEKANLYPMNKPIQTGERISLTVGYKGGLASRAAFAAYEREDLDSAVRDYEEKIAKPYFAAVCTWLEHLHIGMEGKEVYELVDDILPKDIFRWKLNPGHLTADEEWLSSPIYEGSRLKLKSGMLLQIDIIPSVEGYPGCCCENGVVLADAVLKEEIKKQYPNSWERMLKRRTYIQDVLGIQLHEDILPLSSMVAYYTPYLMNHDYAFTWKR from the coding sequence ATGCTTGCGTTTCAACCAAAGGATACAAAACGGCTTATTGCAGCGGCTTTGGGAAATGTAGAGAATGATCTGGCTATTGAGGGGTGCCGCATCTTCAACGTATTTACAAAAGAATTCCTGGAAGCAACTGTCTACATCTGCGACGGGTTTATATCCCATGTGGAATATAACAAAAAGAATTTGGCACTGCCTTCAAAGCAGCGATTACAGCTGAACGGAATTTTGTGCCCGGGTTTCATTGATGCACATACACATATTGAAAGCTCGCTCCTTGTACCGGAACATTATGCTGCTATGGTTCTGCCGCACGGGACAACGACTGTACTGGAGGATGCCCATGAAATAGCAAATGTAATGGGAGTGGAAGGTATTCAGTATATGCTTGCTGCTTCACAGGATCTCCCTATGCGTATGCTGCTGACACTTCCATCCTGTGTTCCAAGCCTTCCGGGGTTTGAATCTTCTAATGCTGAACTGTTCGCAAAGGATTATACAGCACTCTTTCAGCATCCGCGTGTAGCCGGACTGGGTGAGGTGATGGATTATGAGGGAGTTTTGCAGGGAGAACAGCGTATACATGATTTGCTGCTTGCTGCTAAAAAGCATGCAGGCTATCTGCAGGGACATGCACCTCTTATGGAGGGGAACCGTCTCAGTGCGTATGTAAATGCAGGACCGCAATCCGATCATGAGGTGAAAACGAAACAGGAGGCTCTTGATAAATACAGAAAGGGTATGTGGATCGATATCAGAGAGGCTAACACACAGGGGCGTATGAAAGAGATTCTGGATGTCTGCAAAGAATTTAATGATTACAGCCGCATATGCTTCTGTACGGATGACCGACGCTGTAATGTCACCGGAAAATACGGACATCTGGATCATGTGGTAAGAAAAGCCGTATCTCTTGGAATGCCTGTGGAGGAAGCCCTGTTATCAACGAGCTACCGTGTGGCACAGGAAAGCGGATGTAAGCATCTCGGTGCGATTGCTCCGGGATATGCAGCCGATCTGGTGCTGTTGAATAATGTGGAGGATCTGCAGGTGCATGCAGTATTCTTTGAAGGGAAGCTTGTCAGCAAGAAGGAACAGCTGACATCGCCAATTGTTTTATCCTCTTATACCCGCGAGTTGAACAGCAGAAATACTATCCAAATGCAGGTCCTGAAGCAGGAGGATTTCCTTATCAAAGCAAAGGGTCCGTATGCACAGCTGAATATCCTAAGCTTTGCATCTGAATATATAGCTACATCCCATCTGAAAACACGTATATGCCCGATACAGGATGGAAGGGTTTTGCTTCAAAAGGATAAAAAACAAATGTATGCCGCAGTATTCAACCGCTATGGACGCGCACAAAGGAAGGTTTGTATCGTCGAGAATTTCGGTATTGATCATGGTGCTGTTGCCAGTAGTATCTCTCATGACAGTCATAATGTATGTGTGGTTTATGATACACCTGAAAACGGGTATCTGGCCGTACAGGAGGTTATGAATATGCATGGAGGCTTCTGTGCAGTTTCACAGGGAAATATTCTTGCATCTCTGGCTCTTTCTGTTGCCGGACTGATGAGCACGGAATGCATGGAAACAGTATCACAAAACGTGGATCTAATGGCAGAGGCCTTTCATAAGCTGGGGAACAGCTATTTGGAAAATCCGGTATCCAGAATCACAATATTGAATTTGCTTGTATGTCCGTACGTGAAGCTTTCTGACCACGGACTTGTTATGACAGAAGAGAAAAAAATAATACCAGTCGTGAAAAAGGAGGGAATCACCATGGATCAGCGTTATGAAAACGTAGTTTTAGATAAAATTCCGTTTCCGAAGGAGGAGACAGGAGAACCGGTATTGCTCAGTGATGAAACCATGCAGGAAAGACGGCAAAAGATTCTTCACCGAATGCAGGAGAAAAAACTGGACTGTATTGCCGTATATGCAGATGTGGAGCACGGTGGCAATTTTGAATACCTTACTGGTTTTATACCGCGTTTTGAAGAAGCCTTACTGATTCTTCATAAAAATGAAGATGCATATCTTCTACTGGGGAATGAGGTCCTTTCATTATCCAAGCATGCAAGAATACCTGCAAAGGGTCTGCATATGTCTTATTTCTCACTGCCTGACCAGCCGCTTCAGGAGGAAGAGGATCTAAAAAGTGTGTTAGCTAAGGCAGGCGTTAAGAACGGTATGCATCTCGGTGTGGTTGGATGGAAAGGCTTCTACCGTTTACAGAAAGAGCTGTTTGACATACCCTATTACATTCTTGAAGCATTGAAAGCTTGTGAAGTGAAGATAAGCAATGCAACGGATATATTCATCTCTCCAAAGGATGGTGCAAGAACGGTCAATAATGCAAATGAAATTGCACATTATGAGTATGGACAAATCCTTGCAGCAAGAGGTCTTCAGCGGGCGATGCTTGCTCTGGAGCCGGGAAAAACAGAAGCTGAAATCGGAGGATTGCTGGAATCCGAAGGTCAGATACACAATGTTGTGACCATCTGTTCCAGCGGGACACGCTTTGAAAAAGCCAATCTGTATCCTATGAACAAGCCGATACAGACAGGAGAGAGAATATCACTAACCGTCGGGTACAAGGGCGGTCTTGCCAGCAGAGCAGCATTTGCCGCTTATGAAAGAGAAGACCTTGATTCCGCAGTAAGAGATTATGAAGAGAAAATCGCAAAACCATATTTCGCAGCTGTCTGCACATGGCTTGAGCATCTCCATATCGGTATGGAGGGGAAAGAGGTATATGAGTTGGTTGATGATATTCTGCCAAAGGATATTTTCCGCTGGAAGTTGAATCCCGGACACCTCACTGCGGATGAGGAATGGCTAAGTAGCCCGATTTACGAAGGTTCAAGGCTGAAGCTGAAAAGCGGTATGCTTTTACAGATTGATATCATTCCATCTGTAGAAGGATATCCGGGCTGCTGCTGTGAAAACGGCGTTGTTCTTGCGGATGCGGTATTGAAAGAGGAAATCAAAAAGCAGTATCCAAACAGCTGGGAGCGCATGTTGAAAAGAAGAACATATATACAGGATGTTCTCGGTATTCAGTTGCATGAGGATATCCTGCCGTTATCCAGTATGGTTGCCTATTATACACCATATCTGATGAATCACGATTACGCATTTACCTGGAAACGATAA
- a CDS encoding PTS sugar transporter subunit IIC, whose product MESMKDRIEAKVLEFSGKLSTQIHLLALRNTFMTILPIMVFGGLSAVISAAPVTKETTNGFLLAWAGFVADYSYVFSWISVLSLGFITLYVALGITHYLCKNYKIEELIPNFITVFGVFMLAVRIEKLQYGLSLTDLNFLDGKGLLVGIFVSIVTVEIYRFLKSKNFGRIKLPDSVPASLSETFASLSIAILIMSLFLVMFIIFHNMDTTFAMWLSSVIAPQIKATDSLWFILLMTFIINAAWFFGIHNATFWGLMGPIMMMNISENAAQLAAGIAPTAILTEAFWVYFICIGGVGSCLSLAIILCFSKSKLLKVVGKVGIIPAFFGISEPITFGLPIMLNPIFFIPCSLVSVVNAVIAFLCLNTGLIGKTYAMLSFNMPSIFGAYFSTGDFKAVFLVAVLIVIDMLLYFPFMKMYEKQQLLIEQQDEMQE is encoded by the coding sequence ATGGAAAGTATGAAGGACAGAATAGAGGCGAAAGTACTTGAATTCTCTGGTAAGCTAAGCACACAGATACATTTGCTTGCATTGCGTAATACGTTTATGACAATCCTTCCAATCATGGTGTTCGGCGGCTTGTCAGCTGTTATTTCCGCAGCACCTGTCACAAAAGAGACAACGAACGGTTTTCTGCTCGCATGGGCTGGCTTTGTGGCAGATTACAGCTATGTGTTCTCATGGATTTCAGTTTTAAGTCTTGGTTTTATCACACTGTATGTTGCACTTGGTATTACACATTATCTGTGTAAGAATTATAAAATTGAGGAATTGATTCCAAACTTTATCACTGTATTCGGAGTATTCATGCTGGCAGTGAGAATTGAAAAACTGCAGTATGGGCTATCTCTTACCGATTTGAACTTTCTGGATGGAAAAGGTCTTCTGGTAGGAATCTTTGTTTCCATTGTGACGGTTGAAATTTACAGATTTCTTAAATCAAAAAACTTTGGGCGCATCAAGCTGCCGGACAGTGTTCCTGCATCCCTATCCGAAACCTTTGCCTCCTTATCCATCGCAATCCTGATCATGTCGTTGTTTCTGGTAATGTTTATCATCTTCCATAACATGGATACCACCTTTGCCATGTGGCTCAGCTCTGTTATAGCGCCGCAAATCAAAGCGACTGACAGCTTGTGGTTTATTCTCCTTATGACCTTTATTATCAATGCAGCATGGTTCTTTGGAATCCATAATGCAACCTTCTGGGGACTGATGGGACCGATTATGATGATGAACATATCAGAGAATGCTGCACAGCTTGCGGCAGGAATAGCGCCTACAGCAATATTGACCGAAGCCTTCTGGGTATATTTCATCTGCATTGGAGGTGTCGGTTCCTGTCTCTCGCTTGCTATTATCCTGTGTTTCTCCAAATCGAAGCTTTTAAAAGTCGTTGGTAAGGTGGGAATCATACCGGCATTCTTTGGAATATCTGAGCCAATTACATTTGGTCTTCCGATTATGCTGAATCCTATCTTCTTCATACCATGTTCTCTGGTATCTGTTGTTAATGCAGTTATAGCATTCCTTTGTCTGAATACAGGATTGATTGGAAAAACCTATGCGATGCTTTCTTTCAATATGCCAAGTATCTTCGGCGCCTATTTCTCCACCGGGGATTTCAAGGCTGTCTTTCTTGTAGCTGTTCTGATTGTCATAGATATGCTGTTATATTTTCCGTTTATGAAAATGTATGAAAAACAGCAGCTGCTGATTGAACAGCAGGACGAAATGCAGGAATAA
- a CDS encoding PTS sugar transporter subunit IIB produces the protein MLKIILVCNNGMSTAMMAKKMNEKSDGYCYVEAYGDGDFMNYLEGCDLILVGPQIRHEIPRIKKFVDASVPVVSMNPSHYGLMNAKGVIDDVKKIMKERK, from the coding sequence ATGTTAAAGATTATTCTGGTTTGTAACAATGGCATGTCCACAGCAATGATGGCAAAAAAAATGAATGAGAAATCCGATGGTTACTGTTATGTTGAGGCATACGGTGATGGCGATTTCATGAACTACCTGGAGGGGTGTGATCTGATTCTGGTTGGACCGCAAATACGTCATGAAATCCCGCGAATCAAAAAGTTTGTTGATGCGTCGGTTCCGGTTGTAAGCATGAATCCGTCACATTACGGATTGATGAATGCAAAGGGTGTAATTGATGATGTTAAAAAAATTATGAAAGAGAGAAAATAA
- a CDS encoding PTS lactose/cellobiose transporter subunit IIA produces MEELEISLMQIISYSGEARSLCFEALQSYRDGDKEAGRKQYKDAEENLYTAKRAHSRILKQSANGEFDQISLLMVHAEDQMMASEIIYQMTRELFHCMSETKG; encoded by the coding sequence ATGGAAGAATTGGAAATTTCCCTGATGCAGATCATTTCCTATAGCGGGGAAGCAAGATCGCTGTGCTTTGAAGCATTGCAAAGCTATCGTGATGGTGATAAAGAAGCTGGCAGAAAGCAGTACAAGGATGCCGAGGAAAATCTCTATACAGCAAAGCGGGCACACAGCAGGATTCTGAAGCAATCTGCAAATGGGGAATTCGATCAGATCAGTCTGTTAATGGTTCATGCGGAGGATCAGATGATGGCGAGTGAAATCATTTATCAGATGACAAGAGAGTTATTTCACTGTATGAGTGAAACGAAAGGATGA
- a CDS encoding HAD family phosphatase yields MRHWKAIIFDMDGTLFDTETISMKAWKRVGETLQLPTSDEFILSLIGRTRKDQQVVFDSYMPKDWPQEEACSLHTQFKKEEKLKNGVPLMGDVKGLLDTVKAKGYTIAMATSASAEDVEFNLNNADIQHYFEAIISDEMITHGKPAPDVYLKTAQQLNLSPQECLVVEDSLNGVRAAFGAGTTVVMIPDKVQPTKEIKAMCNYILKSLDDLKEIV; encoded by the coding sequence ATGAGACACTGGAAAGCGATAATTTTTGATATGGATGGTACACTCTTTGATACAGAAACTATTTCCATGAAGGCATGGAAAAGGGTGGGAGAAACCCTTCAGCTTCCTACAAGCGATGAATTTATTTTATCTCTAATTGGAAGAACAAGAAAGGATCAGCAGGTTGTATTTGATTCCTATATGCCAAAGGACTGGCCGCAGGAAGAAGCATGTAGTCTTCATACACAGTTCAAAAAAGAAGAGAAGCTGAAAAATGGTGTACCACTCATGGGGGATGTAAAGGGACTTCTGGATACCGTGAAGGCAAAAGGCTATACGATTGCAATGGCAACCAGTGCTTCAGCGGAGGATGTGGAATTTAATTTGAACAATGCGGATATTCAGCATTATTTTGAAGCTATCATCAGTGATGAAATGATTACACACGGAAAACCGGCTCCTGATGTATATCTAAAGACTGCACAGCAGCTGAATCTTTCACCGCAGGAATGCCTTGTAGTGGAGGACAGCCTAAACGGTGTTCGGGCAGCGTTTGGTGCAGGTACCACAGTGGTTATGATTCCGGATAAAGTACAGCCTACTAAGGAAATAAAGGCAATGTGCAATTATATACTGAAAAGTCTTGACGATTTGAAAGAAATCGTATAA